Proteins co-encoded in one Desulfitobacterium hafniense DCB-2 genomic window:
- a CDS encoding SpoIIE family protein phosphatase, with product MVRGEVMAEWATLKTKQGLRKEKLTLEGHFWPFLLGLLIARGSILGLYPFGIAFGAALMLHGRKGTMMGLLGVTAGVSSLFLKDLASGLQILLTLLILSLFVPRLRGNKRESLYLGISTALVTGCVALAVLSFGQFEVSLGMKAAVLGILNGGLAVVFRFALRYQDAVWRGNFTREQGMAWLLILIGVLSGLHGVMFKEINFSVVVLSFFILFIAQRFGAGAAAGVGAMLGFLPQLEFNPQNLMAAGIYGLAGFGTGAFQKLGKLGLGVAFMSITLMFTVYLQPEVLYSQLLSSGIGLLLFSLFPSTTSQHDFLKDKPMPEVESTVTKVKTVAEIFDQIAYSAQAAEAEVGKSKPEIPELMNVLVERVCKNCPTLDTCWTREFYRTYHLLFNLFEWVEREEEKVNVQNLPVEWKRHCGKLKEMLLGVQFIMEHEKSIESWRSRLTANQEALARQFQSVSQVIGHLAKELNARHNVEQVKPASLARRRKQFLDVGVASFTKKGNSISGDNYASLAFAPTQHAFIVSDGMGVGEGAAKMSSTALNLLEQLLTTGFEPESAIQALNSILVLRSPEESFVTLDIGILDCESDDLKLIKVGACPSYIVREDKVHMFQSSSLPVGILNHVEIPVIEEKLRPDEYLVLVTDGIQDILKDGKDWLKKFLDRQHPQTAQELAEAIVQEARAMSGNDLADDGIVLVVKKNIFH from the coding sequence ATGGTAAGAGGTGAGGTCATGGCGGAATGGGCGACGTTGAAAACTAAGCAGGGATTGCGCAAGGAAAAATTGACTTTAGAGGGACATTTTTGGCCTTTTTTATTAGGTTTGCTGATAGCCCGCGGAAGTATTCTGGGGTTATACCCCTTTGGGATAGCCTTTGGCGCAGCCCTAATGCTTCATGGACGCAAAGGGACCATGATGGGATTGCTGGGGGTGACGGCGGGAGTGAGCTCCCTGTTCCTGAAGGACCTGGCCTCCGGGCTGCAGATTCTACTGACTCTGCTCATTCTGAGCCTTTTCGTGCCCCGGCTGCGCGGCAACAAACGGGAGAGCCTTTATCTGGGGATTTCCACAGCCCTTGTGACGGGGTGTGTTGCCCTGGCGGTGTTGAGTTTTGGACAATTTGAAGTCTCGCTGGGAATGAAAGCCGCAGTGCTCGGCATTCTTAATGGCGGTCTGGCGGTTGTTTTCCGGTTTGCTTTGCGCTATCAGGATGCGGTCTGGCGGGGAAACTTTACCCGTGAGCAGGGAATGGCCTGGTTGCTCATTCTCATCGGGGTATTGAGCGGGCTCCATGGCGTCATGTTTAAAGAGATTAACTTCTCCGTAGTGGTTCTGAGCTTTTTTATTCTTTTTATTGCCCAGCGTTTTGGTGCGGGGGCGGCAGCTGGGGTGGGGGCTATGTTGGGCTTTCTTCCTCAGTTGGAGTTTAATCCCCAGAATTTGATGGCTGCCGGAATTTACGGTCTGGCCGGTTTTGGCACCGGAGCTTTTCAGAAGCTGGGAAAACTGGGTCTTGGTGTGGCCTTTATGAGCATTACCCTGATGTTCACTGTCTACCTCCAGCCGGAGGTGCTTTATTCCCAGTTATTATCGTCAGGTATTGGCCTGTTGCTTTTTTCACTTTTCCCCAGCACCACTTCCCAACATGATTTTTTAAAGGACAAGCCGATGCCGGAAGTAGAGTCCACGGTGACCAAGGTCAAGACCGTCGCGGAGATTTTTGATCAGATCGCCTACAGTGCTCAGGCGGCTGAGGCTGAAGTAGGAAAATCCAAACCGGAGATTCCGGAGCTGATGAATGTTTTAGTGGAAAGAGTCTGCAAAAATTGCCCCACCCTGGACACCTGCTGGACCCGGGAGTTTTATCGGACCTACCATTTGCTGTTCAATCTCTTCGAATGGGTAGAACGGGAAGAAGAAAAAGTTAATGTTCAAAATCTCCCTGTGGAATGGAAGCGGCATTGCGGGAAGCTTAAAGAAATGCTGCTGGGGGTCCAGTTTATTATGGAGCATGAAAAAAGCATAGAATCCTGGCGCTCCCGGCTGACGGCCAATCAGGAAGCCTTGGCCCGTCAATTTCAAAGTGTTTCCCAAGTTATCGGGCATCTGGCCAAGGAACTTAATGCCCGCCACAATGTGGAGCAGGTCAAACCGGCCAGCCTGGCCCGGCGGCGCAAGCAATTTTTGGATGTGGGAGTGGCCTCTTTTACGAAGAAGGGGAACAGTATATCCGGAGACAATTATGCCTCCTTGGCCTTTGCGCCGACCCAGCATGCCTTCATCGTCAGTGATGGCATGGGAGTGGGAGAAGGGGCGGCCAAGATGAGCTCCACAGCCCTGAATCTGTTGGAGCAGCTCCTGACCACAGGCTTTGAACCGGAAAGTGCCATTCAGGCGTTGAATTCCATTTTGGTTCTGCGCTCTCCGGAAGAAAGCTTTGTTACTTTGGATATTGGTATCCTTGATTGTGAGTCCGATGATCTCAAGCTGATCAAAGTGGGGGCCTGCCCCTCCTATATTGTCCGCGAGGATAAAGTCCATATGTTTCAATCCTCCAGCCTGCCGGTAGGGATCTTAAATCATGTGGAGATTCCTGTTATCGAAGAAAAATTACGCCCGGATGAGTATTTAGTGCTTGTTACGGATGGAATTCAGGATATACTAAAAGATGGGAAGGATTGGTTGAAAAAATTCTTGGATCGCCAGCATCCCCAGACCGCCCAGGAATTGGCCGAGGCTATCGTGCAGGAAGCGCGGGCTATGAGCGGCAACGACCTGGCGGACGACGGAATTGTCCTGGTGGTGAAAAAGAACATTTTTCATTGA
- the tilS gene encoding tRNA lysidine(34) synthetase TilS — protein MYEKLKQQVLPQLIAPGSRILAAVSGGPDSVALAHILWRYIQDKQEQKITLVITHVHHGVREESDDEEKMVQNMARDWEIPCLIHRFDSKNYAKSVGKSFQTAAREWRYACWQEDMRKENCTLLATAHHLGDQAETVLYRLLRGSGTAGLAGIYPQKGKLIRPLLTVTKEDILEYCRNEKLPYALDHSNEEPIYVRNKIRLQLLPELQREYNPKIIEALGRTAEVLRWDEEYLEEEVQSAWKRWAILDTEQRVGLRRTIFELPKAILSRLIRRAATLVSGEPRGIAFQYVEQVMASQGQVGWSQDLPGLNIGIDYQGVWFQRADWGQSINESPDILLPSLPVGAHWGEWLPWRDEAGVNWLVGLFCLEKEAEDNDYPGQCVDKVFFDGPGLIRNSEKLQWRYRQEGDCLWIAGLGHKSLKKVFQDAKVPAKHRPVIPLLAMGNEILWIPGVKRGDRYPIEQGKGAVGVLIKC, from the coding sequence TTGTATGAAAAACTAAAGCAGCAGGTATTGCCGCAGCTCATTGCGCCTGGCTCCCGGATTCTGGCTGCTGTATCGGGAGGGCCGGATTCTGTGGCTCTTGCCCATATATTGTGGCGCTATATTCAGGACAAGCAGGAGCAGAAGATTACTCTCGTTATAACCCATGTTCATCATGGGGTGCGTGAGGAATCGGATGATGAAGAGAAGATGGTACAAAATATGGCAAGGGATTGGGAAATCCCTTGTCTTATTCATCGTTTCGATTCCAAAAATTATGCTAAGTCGGTGGGAAAATCCTTTCAGACGGCTGCCCGGGAATGGCGCTATGCCTGTTGGCAGGAAGATATGAGGAAAGAAAATTGCACCCTGCTGGCCACAGCCCACCATCTCGGGGATCAAGCGGAAACTGTACTGTACCGCCTCCTGCGGGGCAGCGGTACAGCGGGATTGGCAGGAATTTATCCGCAAAAAGGTAAGCTGATTCGTCCACTTCTTACAGTCACCAAGGAGGATATCCTTGAATATTGTCGAAATGAGAAGTTACCCTATGCCCTGGATCATTCTAATGAGGAACCTATCTATGTCAGGAATAAAATTCGCTTACAGCTGTTACCGGAACTTCAGCGGGAGTATAACCCTAAGATTATCGAGGCTTTAGGGCGTACGGCTGAAGTTTTGCGTTGGGATGAGGAATACCTGGAAGAAGAAGTCCAGTCAGCCTGGAAGAGATGGGCCATCCTAGACACAGAGCAAAGGGTGGGTTTGCGCAGAACAATCTTTGAACTTCCCAAAGCTATTTTATCCCGATTGATTCGCAGAGCTGCCACCCTGGTTTCCGGAGAACCCCGGGGAATAGCTTTTCAGTATGTGGAGCAGGTGATGGCTTCCCAGGGCCAGGTAGGCTGGAGCCAGGATCTGCCGGGGCTGAACATTGGGATAGATTATCAAGGGGTATGGTTTCAAAGGGCGGACTGGGGGCAGTCTATTAATGAATCCCCGGATATCTTATTGCCCTCTTTGCCTGTCGGCGCCCATTGGGGTGAGTGGCTCCCCTGGCGGGATGAGGCGGGGGTGAATTGGCTGGTTGGTCTTTTCTGCCTGGAGAAAGAAGCAGAAGACAATGATTACCCGGGCCAATGTGTGGATAAAGTCTTTTTCGACGGGCCAGGCTTGATACGAAACAGTGAAAAGCTGCAATGGCGGTATCGGCAGGAGGGAGACTGCCTGTGGATTGCAGGATTAGGGCATAAATCCCTGAAAAAAGTCTTCCAGGATGCCAAAGTTCCGGCTAAGCACCGACCGGTGATTCCTCTCCTGGCCATGGGCAATGAAATTCTCTGGATACCCGGAGTGAAGAGGGGAGATCGCTATCCCATTGAACAGGGAAAGGGAGCTGTCGGCGTTCTTATCAAATGCTGA
- the ftsH gene encoding ATP-dependent zinc metalloprotease FtsH → MKFFKNAAVYLLIILIAIMLIRFANPPATQPLDMDYTKFYEAVVTGQVEEVVISTDDNVNTYEVKTKDGQQYVVLGEAKDVDLSAQMNEHKVNVRVNPPVTTPWWAGLITTVLPFLLIGGFIFFMMQQSQGGGNRVMQFGKSRAKLVTDEKKKVTFADVAGADEVKEELEEVVEFLKFPKKFNELGAKIPKGVLLFGPPGTGKTLLARAVAGEAGVPFFSISGSDFVEMFVGVGASRVRDLFEQAKKNAPCIVFIDEIDAVGRQRGAGLGGGHDEREQTLNQLLVEMDGFNGNEGIIIIAATNRPDILDPALLRPGRFDRQVVVDVPDVKGREEILKVHVKGKPMHNDVELDVLARRTPGFTGADLANLVNEAALLSARRNEKEIKMNALEDSVERVIAGPEKKARVISDYEKKLVSYHEAGHALVGEMLTHTDPLHKVSIIPRGRAGGYTLLLPKEDRNYMTKSHLLDQVTMLLGGRVAEALVLHEISTGASNDLERATGLVRKMITELGMSEELGPLTFGQKEGQVFLGRDIARDRNYSEAVAYSIDKEARRMIDECYLKAQTIIQENMHKLNAIAQTLMEKETIEAKEFAELMARFDQPVETAQVSEPSETENNTTEHDDLLPATGETSVEGEDRTEAEGLSGSTLEEEKNKID, encoded by the coding sequence TTGAAATTTTTCAAAAACGCTGCTGTTTATTTACTGATTATTCTCATTGCGATTATGCTCATAAGATTTGCCAACCCACCGGCGACTCAGCCCTTGGATATGGATTACACCAAATTTTATGAGGCGGTGGTTACGGGTCAGGTTGAAGAAGTTGTAATCAGTACCGATGATAATGTCAATACCTATGAAGTTAAAACCAAAGACGGTCAGCAATATGTAGTGCTCGGTGAAGCAAAGGATGTTGATCTGTCTGCGCAAATGAACGAGCATAAAGTTAACGTGCGGGTCAATCCGCCGGTCACCACTCCTTGGTGGGCCGGTTTGATCACCACGGTACTGCCTTTCCTGTTAATCGGCGGCTTTATCTTCTTTATGATGCAGCAGAGCCAAGGGGGCGGCAACCGGGTCATGCAGTTCGGGAAAAGCCGGGCTAAACTGGTGACGGATGAAAAGAAAAAGGTGACCTTTGCCGATGTGGCGGGAGCCGACGAGGTGAAGGAAGAGCTTGAAGAAGTTGTGGAATTCCTCAAGTTCCCTAAGAAATTTAATGAGTTGGGAGCTAAAATTCCCAAAGGAGTGCTGCTCTTTGGCCCTCCCGGAACCGGTAAGACTCTTTTGGCCCGGGCTGTGGCAGGAGAAGCGGGGGTTCCCTTCTTCAGTATCAGCGGCTCGGACTTTGTAGAGATGTTCGTCGGGGTGGGAGCATCCCGGGTGCGTGATTTATTTGAACAAGCCAAAAAGAATGCCCCTTGCATCGTGTTTATCGACGAGATCGACGCGGTAGGCCGGCAAAGAGGCGCCGGTCTGGGGGGCGGTCATGATGAGCGGGAGCAAACCCTGAACCAGCTGCTCGTTGAGATGGATGGTTTTAATGGGAATGAAGGCATCATCATTATCGCGGCCACCAACCGCCCTGATATTCTCGACCCCGCCTTGTTGCGGCCGGGGCGTTTCGACCGCCAAGTAGTGGTGGATGTTCCCGATGTCAAAGGCCGCGAGGAAATCTTAAAAGTCCATGTTAAAGGCAAACCCATGCACAACGATGTGGAGCTGGATGTCTTAGCCCGCCGCACGCCGGGATTTACCGGAGCGGATCTGGCCAACCTTGTCAATGAAGCGGCCCTGCTGTCTGCTCGCCGCAATGAAAAAGAGATTAAAATGAATGCTCTGGAGGATTCTGTGGAACGGGTTATCGCCGGACCGGAGAAAAAGGCCCGGGTCATCAGTGACTATGAAAAGAAATTGGTTTCTTATCACGAAGCAGGTCATGCTTTAGTGGGAGAAATGCTGACCCATACGGATCCCTTGCACAAGGTGTCCATTATTCCCCGGGGACGGGCCGGCGGGTATACCCTGCTCCTGCCTAAGGAAGATCGCAACTATATGACAAAGTCTCATTTGTTGGATCAGGTCACCATGCTCTTAGGGGGGCGGGTGGCAGAAGCCCTGGTTCTCCATGAGATCAGCACCGGAGCCTCCAATGACTTGGAGCGGGCTACCGGTCTTGTCCGCAAGATGATTACTGAACTGGGAATGTCCGAGGAGCTGGGACCCCTTACCTTTGGACAGAAGGAAGGTCAGGTGTTCCTGGGCCGGGATATTGCCCGGGATCGCAATTATAGTGAAGCGGTGGCTTACTCCATCGATAAAGAAGCGCGCCGGATGATCGATGAATGCTATTTGAAGGCGCAGACCATTATTCAGGAGAACATGCATAAGCTTAACGCGATTGCCCAGACTTTGATGGAGAAAGAAACCATCGAAGCCAAGGAATTTGCCGAGCTGATGGCCCGCTTTGATCAACCAGTGGAAACCGCACAAGTCTCGGAGCCGTCGGAGACTGAAAATAATACAACGGAACATGATGATCTTCTTCCCGCCACAGGGGAGACCTCCGTGGAGGGAGAAGACAGGACGGAAGCCGAGGGATTGAGCGGGTCAACCTTAGAAGAAGAAAAAAATAAGATTGACTAG
- the ndk gene encoding nucleoside-diphosphate kinase: MEKTFIMLKPDAVQRGLVGQIIARFEAKGCKLVGMKLMSVDQALAEQHYAEHKGKSFFEPTVQYIMSSPVVAMVWEGKNVVALARELMGATNPANANPGSIRGSFGMDISRNVIHGSDSVASAEREIALYFRPEELCDYRKAGEEWLSE, translated from the coding sequence ATGGAAAAGACCTTCATCATGCTCAAGCCTGATGCTGTACAGCGGGGGTTGGTTGGGCAAATTATCGCACGCTTTGAAGCAAAAGGGTGCAAACTGGTAGGAATGAAGCTTATGAGTGTTGATCAGGCTTTGGCCGAGCAACATTATGCCGAGCACAAAGGGAAAAGCTTTTTTGAGCCCACGGTTCAATATATTATGTCTTCTCCGGTGGTGGCTATGGTTTGGGAAGGCAAAAATGTCGTGGCTCTGGCTCGGGAACTGATGGGAGCCACCAACCCTGCCAATGCCAATCCCGGCTCGATCCGCGGCAGCTTTGGCATGGATATCAGCCGCAATGTGATTCATGGCTCAGATTCTGTAGCCAGTGCAGAACGGGAGATTGCCCTCTATTTTAGACCCGAAGAGCTTTGTGATTATCGCAAAGCTGGAGAAGAGTGGCTTAGCGAGTAA
- a CDS encoding DUF881 domain-containing protein, which translates to MNLPKNGKMMLTVASLILGILFISLLKTTGAAGSTARTDTTLASLIQIGQENEQLKNDISKLKEDLSKFQAGQNASKVVLEQLDTAKRNAGLTKVTGPGLRITLDDAQDRDINNEDIQYYVIHEEYIRTIVNLLWHGGAEAVAVNGQRITGNTEIFCSGAFIQIGQTRQMPPYVIEAVGDVNYLQSSLNFYFWDRLGEYQEQYGITRKLEVPTEPLVIPAGKAQQFRYSEPMKEAK; encoded by the coding sequence ATGAACTTGCCGAAAAACGGCAAAATGATGCTTACGGTGGCCAGCCTGATTTTAGGCATTCTCTTCATATCCTTATTGAAAACTACAGGGGCGGCAGGATCCACTGCGAGAACAGATACAACCCTAGCTTCACTTATTCAAATCGGCCAGGAAAACGAGCAATTGAAAAATGATATTAGCAAACTTAAAGAAGACTTGTCTAAATTTCAAGCGGGCCAGAATGCCTCGAAAGTCGTACTCGAACAACTGGACACAGCGAAACGCAATGCCGGACTGACCAAGGTCACCGGACCCGGTCTTCGAATTACGCTTGACGATGCACAGGATCGGGATATTAACAACGAGGATATCCAATACTATGTGATTCACGAAGAATATATCCGTACAATTGTCAATTTGCTCTGGCATGGAGGGGCTGAAGCCGTCGCGGTCAATGGGCAGCGGATTACGGGCAACACAGAAATTTTCTGCAGCGGAGCCTTTATTCAGATTGGCCAGACCCGCCAAATGCCTCCTTATGTGATTGAAGCCGTAGGGGATGTCAACTATTTGCAGTCTTCTTTGAATTTTTATTTTTGGGATCGCTTAGGTGAGTATCAGGAACAATATGGAATCACAAGAAAACTTGAGGTGCCCACGGAGCCCCTGGTCATACCGGCAGGCAAGGCTCAGCAATTTCGCTACTCTGAACCTATGAAGGAGGCGAAATAA
- a CDS encoding DUF881 domain-containing protein: protein MKKRTLAIPLTLVALVLGFLLTLQMQTQKSVLELEKIQAQRAASARDFLAEAQEENKLLKEQHTALTAQLEEARTQGGTSPALLAELDRYRMMEGTVNVQGPGIVITIDDRQQEHKVVLPMSNEDLLEIINTLKFAGAEAISVNGQRVVASSAIVLSGTSTKLINQVPITRTEGVPYEILAIGNQDQLLDYFTQLKAQRLKQLGMSVSVSRKTVQIPSYKGVSPVKSPES from the coding sequence ATGAAGAAGCGTACCCTGGCCATACCCTTGACTTTGGTGGCCCTAGTCTTAGGATTTTTACTCACGCTGCAGATGCAGACTCAAAAAAGCGTGTTGGAACTGGAGAAAATTCAGGCCCAAAGGGCCGCTTCCGCCAGAGATTTTCTGGCCGAAGCTCAAGAGGAAAACAAGCTTCTCAAAGAGCAGCACACAGCTTTAACAGCCCAGTTGGAAGAAGCGCGAACACAAGGGGGAACCAGCCCGGCTCTTCTCGCCGAGTTGGACCGCTATCGGATGATGGAAGGTACGGTGAATGTCCAAGGCCCGGGAATCGTGATTACCATTGATGACCGGCAACAGGAGCATAAAGTCGTGCTTCCGATGAGCAATGAGGACTTGCTCGAAATAATCAATACCTTAAAATTTGCCGGAGCGGAAGCAATTAGCGTCAACGGACAGCGGGTTGTGGCCTCCTCAGCTATTGTTCTGAGCGGGACTTCCACGAAGCTGATTAATCAGGTCCCCATTACCCGTACGGAAGGAGTTCCTTATGAAATTCTCGCCATCGGTAATCAGGACCAGCTCCTGGACTATTTTACGCAATTGAAAGCCCAGCGGTTAAAGCAATTAGGGATGAGTGTCAGCGTGTCCAGAAAAACCGTGCAAATTCCATCCTATAAAGGAGTATCACCTGTAAAAAGCCCTGAATCTTAG
- a CDS encoding formate--tetrahydrofolate ligase, whose amino-acid sequence MKTDIEIAQEATMKPITEIAQGLDLLEDEIELYGKYKAKVNFSAWERLKDKPDAKLILVTAINPTPAGEGKTTTTVGLGQAMSKIGKNAMIALREPSLGPCFGVKGGAAGGGYAQVVPMEDINLHFTGDFHAITSTHNLLAALLDNHIQQGNLLNIDPRQIVFRRVMDMNDRALRKIVIGLGGRTEGIPRENGFDITVASEIMAILCLAKDLMDLKERFGRIVVAYTYDGKAITAHDLEAEGAMALLMKDAIKPNLVQTLENTPVFIHGGPFANIAHGCNSVVATRMAMKLADYVITEAGFGADLGAEKFYDLKCRFAELKPAATVIVATVRALKMNGGVAKEDLGPENLEALAKGIVNLEKHIENIGKFGVPAVVAINRFPTDTDAELEFVAERCRQLGAEFALSEVFTKGGEGGIELAKAVLNIVDNKESNFHVLYELDLPIAKKIETICKEVYGADGVNFTKEALTSMKKYEELGYGQLPICMAKTQYSLTDDQNVLGRPSGFTITVRELRLSAGAGFLVAITGAIMTMPGLPKRPAALRMDIDAAGRITGLF is encoded by the coding sequence TTGAAAACCGATATCGAAATTGCACAAGAGGCAACGATGAAACCAATTACGGAGATTGCTCAGGGGTTAGATCTGCTGGAGGATGAGATTGAGCTTTATGGCAAATACAAAGCCAAGGTCAACTTCAGTGCTTGGGAACGCCTCAAGGATAAACCCGATGCTAAACTCATCCTGGTGACTGCAATTAATCCTACCCCTGCCGGTGAAGGAAAAACCACGACGACCGTTGGCTTAGGACAAGCTATGTCCAAGATTGGCAAAAACGCCATGATTGCCTTGCGTGAACCTTCCCTGGGTCCTTGCTTTGGTGTTAAGGGTGGAGCAGCCGGGGGCGGATATGCTCAAGTTGTGCCGATGGAGGATATCAATCTCCACTTTACCGGTGATTTCCACGCTATTACTTCGACTCATAATTTATTGGCAGCACTTTTAGATAATCATATACAACAAGGCAATCTTTTGAATATCGACCCTCGCCAAATCGTATTCCGTCGGGTCATGGATATGAATGACCGGGCTTTACGCAAAATTGTGATTGGTTTAGGCGGCCGCACAGAAGGAATTCCCCGGGAAAACGGTTTTGATATCACAGTGGCTTCCGAAATTATGGCGATTCTCTGCTTAGCCAAGGATCTTATGGATCTGAAAGAACGCTTCGGTCGGATTGTGGTGGCTTACACTTATGACGGTAAGGCGATTACCGCTCATGATCTGGAAGCTGAAGGTGCCATGGCTCTGCTCATGAAGGATGCCATTAAGCCCAATTTAGTTCAAACCCTGGAGAACACTCCTGTATTTATTCATGGCGGTCCTTTTGCTAATATTGCTCACGGTTGTAACAGCGTCGTGGCTACCAGAATGGCCATGAAGCTTGCTGACTATGTCATTACCGAAGCCGGATTCGGCGCTGATCTCGGCGCTGAGAAATTCTACGATCTGAAATGCCGCTTCGCAGAGCTGAAGCCGGCGGCTACGGTCATTGTAGCGACTGTCCGCGCTCTGAAGATGAATGGCGGAGTCGCTAAGGAAGATCTGGGACCGGAGAACCTGGAAGCTTTGGCTAAAGGTATCGTTAACCTGGAAAAGCATATCGAGAACATCGGCAAGTTTGGTGTTCCTGCGGTGGTGGCTATCAATCGTTTCCCCACCGATACCGATGCTGAATTAGAGTTTGTGGCAGAACGCTGCCGTCAGCTGGGAGCCGAGTTCGCCTTATCGGAAGTCTTCACTAAAGGTGGCGAAGGCGGTATTGAGCTGGCCAAGGCTGTTCTCAATATTGTTGATAATAAAGAATCCAATTTCCATGTTCTTTATGAATTGGATCTGCCTATTGCCAAGAAGATCGAGACCATTTGTAAAGAGGTTTATGGTGCCGATGGTGTGAACTTTACCAAAGAAGCCCTAACCTCGATGAAGAAATATGAAGAATTAGGCTATGGCCAATTGCCCATTTGTATGGCTAAAACTCAGTACTCCTTAACCGATGATCAGAATGTTCTGGGCCGCCCATCGGGCTTTACCATTACGGTCCGTGAACTCCGCTTATCTGCCGGCGCCGGATTCCTGGTAGCCATCACCGGTGCTATTATGACCATGCCCGGACTTCCCAAACGCCCGGCTGCTTTAAGAATGGATATTGACGCTGCAGGGCGCATTACCGGCCTCTTCTAA